A genome region from Dolichospermum compactum NIES-806 includes the following:
- a CDS encoding ParA family protein, protein MNAKIIAFFNNKGGVGKTSLVYHLAWMYQDLGLRVVAADLDPQANLTTAFLDEERLEQIWLGNSEPTTVFDCVQPLLKGIGDIDNPHLEYIPESENLALLVGDLALSGFEDELSAQWPNCLGGGGQERAFRVISAFWRILQQTAVKHQANVILMDLGPNLGAINRAALIAADYVVVPLAPDLFSLQGLRNLGPTLRTWRAEWQERLSKTNSSGKKSLAKDLQLPQGTMQPVGYIVLQHSVRLDRPVKAYERWIARIPTVYREDVLDQPGENIISIENDPNCLALLKNYQSLMPMAQEAHKPMFYLKPADGAIGAHTKVVRNVHEDFQKLAYKIAERTQVDIPQI, encoded by the coding sequence ATGAATGCAAAGATTATTGCTTTCTTTAATAACAAGGGAGGAGTTGGTAAAACTTCCTTAGTCTATCACTTGGCCTGGATGTATCAAGACTTAGGATTGCGAGTAGTTGCTGCTGATCTAGACCCCCAAGCTAACCTTACTACTGCTTTTTTAGATGAGGAACGCTTGGAACAAATTTGGTTAGGAAATAGTGAACCAACAACTGTCTTTGATTGTGTACAACCATTATTAAAAGGTATTGGTGATATTGATAATCCACATTTAGAATATATCCCAGAATCTGAAAACTTAGCTCTTTTAGTTGGAGATTTAGCTCTTTCTGGTTTTGAAGATGAGCTTTCAGCACAGTGGCCTAATTGTCTTGGTGGAGGTGGGCAAGAAAGGGCTTTCCGCGTAATTTCTGCTTTCTGGAGGATTCTCCAACAAACAGCCGTTAAACACCAAGCAAATGTAATATTGATGGATTTGGGACCCAATTTAGGAGCAATAAATCGTGCAGCCTTAATTGCTGCTGACTATGTTGTTGTTCCCCTTGCACCAGATTTATTTTCTCTCCAAGGCTTGCGTAACCTTGGACCCACATTAAGAACTTGGCGTGCAGAGTGGCAAGAAAGGTTATCCAAAACAAATTCTTCAGGTAAAAAAAGTTTAGCAAAGGATTTACAACTTCCCCAAGGAACAATGCAACCTGTTGGTTATATTGTTTTACAGCACTCAGTTAGATTAGATCGTCCAGTTAAAGCTTATGAACGTTGGATTGCTCGTATCCCCACAGTTTATAGAGAAGATGTTTTAGATCAGCCTGGTGAAAATATAATTTCTATCGAAAATGATCCCAATTGTTTAGCCTTACTTAAAAACTACCAAAGTTTGATGCCAATGGCTCAAGAAGCTCATAAACCGATGTTTTACTTAAAACCTGCTGATGGTGCTATTGGCGCTCATACTAAGGTAGTGAGAAATGTTCATGAAGATTTTCAAAAATTAGCTTATAAAATAGCCGAAAGGACACAAGTTGACATTCCCCAAATATAA
- a CDS encoding DUF3696 domain-containing protein: MVLFFNLFLTFNTSGQSQLGQLLALAANHGIQLIIESHSDHILNGIRIAVHDGKIKPEDVQLHFFEIQSQMNEIKIISPKLDKKGRINIIPKNFFDEWNKSSRALLAPVGD; encoded by the coding sequence ATGGTACTTTTTTTTAATCTTTTCCTAACATTCAACACTTCTGGACAATCACAACTAGGTCAATTATTAGCTTTAGCTGCAAATCATGGTATTCAACTAATCATTGAAAGTCACAGTGATCATATTCTAAATGGTATAAGAATTGCTGTTCATGATGGCAAAATTAAGCCAGAAGATGTACAATTACACTTTTTTGAAATACAAAGTCAAATGAATGAAATTAAAATTATTTCTCCTAAATTAGACAAAAAAGGACGTATTAATATAATTCCTAAAAATTTCTTTGATGAATGGAATAAAAGTTCAAGAGCATTATTAGCACCAGTGGGAGATTAA
- a CDS encoding AAA family ATPase, which translates to MIKKLHLKNFKAFADENFDFKPLTLISGLNSTGKSSIIQSLVLLRYAYITDYLPNNGIKLDNKIAYIGTAEDALYENAEEELISFGIAWENDQQTIWNFDYDSPSSNVLPIALIINDAQVNQFNLFNDDFHYLGAERITPEESYPLSENDVVKHRQIGKKGEYTAHFLYEFGNQDIPISELSHPRSKSQSLKDQVDAWMGEISPNININIRQVANAMTIKYSFGVSKVGVSKEYSPFNVGFGVTYSLPILTAILSSKPGTMIIIENPESHLHPQGQSPEMLNSVIKLYILK; encoded by the coding sequence ATGATCAAAAAATTACATTTAAAAAACTTCAAAGCATTTGCAGATGAAAATTTTGATTTTAAACCTCTTACCTTAATTTCTGGTTTAAATAGTACAGGTAAATCTTCTATAATTCAATCATTAGTTTTATTACGCTATGCTTATATAACAGATTATTTACCTAATAATGGGATAAAACTTGATAATAAGATAGCTTATATAGGTACTGCTGAAGATGCTCTATATGAAAATGCGGAAGAAGAATTAATTAGCTTTGGAATTGCTTGGGAAAATGATCAGCAAACAATCTGGAATTTTGATTATGATTCTCCTAGTAGTAATGTGCTACCGATTGCATTAATAATTAATGATGCTCAAGTTAATCAATTTAATTTATTTAATGATGATTTTCACTATTTAGGTGCTGAAAGAATTACACCAGAGGAATCTTATCCTTTATCTGAAAATGATGTTGTTAAACATAGACAAATAGGTAAAAAAGGAGAATATACGGCACATTTTTTATATGAATTTGGTAATCAAGATATTCCCATTAGTGAATTAAGTCATCCTCGCAGCAAATCTCAAAGTTTAAAAGATCAAGTTGATGCTTGGATGGGAGAAATTAGTCCCAATATTAATATTAACATAAGACAAGTTGCCAATGCAATGACAATAAAATATTCTTTTGGAGTTAGTAAAGTTGGAGTTAGTAAAGAATATTCTCCTTTTAATGTAGGTTTTGGTGTCACTTATTCTTTACCCATTCTAACAGCAATTCTTTCCTCTAAACCAGGAACAATGATAATTATTGAGAATCCTGAATCTCATCTTCACCCTCAAGGACAATCACCAGAAATGTTGAATAGCGTAATAAAACTTTACATATTGAAATAA
- a CDS encoding transposase, giving the protein MRLKNFPEVVKTILKPLPKKDYPVLDTFSFVSVWLQYVMDKSIVSMRDLFQRLNNQGIDLKISNFSKASKKRDTQVFLEIITELNNQLRKKKGKEETQALFPIDSTIITLTSKLLWSQGYHQVKLFCGLDSLTSEVGGMVIHFGQGHDHKYGQETVEAIPSKGVGIMDRGFASSERISELKQQKNKAFVLRIKNNVTLEMLENGNCKVGKDEREVEIRVVAFCDIETKSEFRLATNLLNEGEEQVSNQEIMEIYIQRWQIELLWKFLKMHLKLDRLMTKNENGIRIQIMCCLIAYLILQLIEIPQEFGKTLLDKLRYLQSYMCQEISYVHWFRKLIWIR; this is encoded by the coding sequence ATGCGCTTAAAGAATTTCCCAGAAGTGGTCAAAACAATATTGAAACCATTGCCCAAAAAAGATTATCCAGTTCTGGACACATTTTCATTTGTATCAGTGTGGTTACAGTATGTCATGGATAAAAGTATAGTGAGTATGAGAGATTTATTTCAAAGACTAAATAATCAAGGGATAGATTTAAAAATATCAAATTTTTCCAAGGCAAGTAAAAAGAGAGATACTCAAGTATTTTTGGAGATAATAACTGAATTAAACAATCAACTGAGAAAGAAAAAAGGAAAGGAAGAAACCCAAGCATTATTTCCTATAGATTCAACAATTATTACATTAACAAGTAAATTATTATGGAGTCAAGGATATCATCAAGTAAAACTATTTTGTGGGTTAGATAGTTTGACATCAGAAGTTGGTGGAATGGTGATTCATTTTGGGCAAGGACATGACCATAAATATGGACAAGAAACAGTAGAAGCAATTCCGTCAAAAGGAGTAGGGATAATGGATAGAGGATTTGCATCCTCCGAAAGAATATCTGAATTAAAACAACAAAAAAATAAAGCTTTTGTCTTAAGAATTAAAAATAATGTCACTTTAGAAATGCTAGAAAATGGTAATTGTAAAGTTGGCAAAGATGAAAGAGAAGTGGAAATTAGAGTAGTAGCATTTTGTGATATAGAAACTAAGAGTGAATTTCGTTTAGCAACAAACTTATTAAATGAAGGAGAAGAGCAAGTTAGTAATCAAGAGATTATGGAAATTTACATACAAAGATGGCAAATTGAATTGTTATGGAAATTCTTAAAAATGCACCTCAAGTTAGACAGACTTATGACAAAGAATGAGAATGGAATTAGAATTCAGATAATGTGCTGTTTAATCGCTTATTTGATATTGCAACTAATAGAAATACCGCAAGAATTTGGCAAAACTTTATTAGATAAACTCCGTTATCTTCAGTCCTATATGTGTCAGGAAATAAGTTATGTTCATTGGTTTAGAAAACTTATTTGGATAAGATGA
- a CDS encoding alpha/beta fold hydrolase has protein sequence MTTTTEHLQILEKRVWIWRDYQIQYTVMGTGQPLVLIHGFGASIGHWRKNIPVLANAGYQVFALDLLGFGGSDKAVIDYSMNVWAELLKDFCNAHIQTPAIFIGNSIGALLSLIVLTEYPEIAAGGVLINSAGGLSHRPHELNPVLRVVMATFNKLVANPVTGKFVFNRIRQKSQIRRTLYQVYSDRTAVTDELVDLLYSPSCDPGAQEVFASILTAPPGPSPEELLPKLKFPLLVIWGAEDPWTPITGANIYEAARENGQNIKVVPIPGAGHCPHDEVPDIVNSEIIDWLGEVTGNG, from the coding sequence ATGACAACTACAACTGAGCATTTACAAATTTTAGAAAAACGGGTTTGGATTTGGAGAGATTACCAAATTCAATATACTGTGATGGGTACAGGACAGCCTTTGGTACTAATTCACGGTTTTGGTGCATCCATTGGTCATTGGCGCAAAAATATCCCGGTTTTGGCTAATGCTGGTTATCAGGTGTTTGCATTAGATTTGTTGGGATTTGGTGGTTCTGATAAAGCTGTTATAGATTATAGCATGAATGTGTGGGCAGAATTATTAAAAGATTTTTGCAATGCACATATTCAAACACCAGCAATATTTATTGGTAATTCTATTGGCGCTCTTTTAAGTTTAATTGTTTTAACAGAATATCCAGAAATTGCGGCTGGAGGGGTCTTAATTAACTCTGCTGGTGGTTTGAGTCACCGTCCCCATGAATTAAATCCAGTTTTGCGAGTTGTAATGGCAACTTTTAACAAATTAGTGGCTAACCCAGTTACAGGTAAATTCGTTTTTAACCGTATTCGTCAAAAATCGCAAATTCGCCGGACTTTATATCAAGTATATAGCGATCGCACTGCTGTGACAGATGAACTTGTAGATTTACTTTATAGCCCATCTTGTGACCCAGGAGCGCAAGAAGTTTTTGCTTCTATTCTCACCGCACCTCCCGGTCCTAGTCCAGAGGAATTATTACCGAAGTTGAAATTTCCGTTATTAGTAATTTGGGGTGCAGAAGATCCTTGGACACCAATCACGGGAGCGAATATCTATGAAGCAGCGCGAGAAAATGGTCAAAATATTAAAGTTGTTCCTATTCCCGGCGCTGGACATTGTCCCCATGATGAAGTTCCAGATATTGTTAATAGTGAAATTATTGATTGGTTAGGAGAAGTAACGGGTAATGGGTAA
- a CDS encoding ATP-binding protein: MNDQELEILLNNMESDRVERKASISDRGKLCEAICAFANDLPNHQKSGVLFIGVNDNGTCANLTIDDKLLLTVSGMRDDGNILPFPSTIVQKRNIGGCELAVVIVEPSDAPPVRFKGRVWIRVGPRRATATAEEERRLAEKRRSKDLPFDLRPLTSASLNDLDLEIFRRVYLPSSLANDVLQENQRSVEQQLKSMRFATIDALSKPTILGVLVIGNDPRQFVPCAYIQFLRIGGTELTDPIKDQKEIGGALPDLLRMLDEIFQVNISVATDITAQPIELQQPDYPIVALQQLGRNAVMHRTYEGTNAPVRITWFNDRIEIQNPGGPFGQVNRQNFGQPGITDYRNPHLAEAMKNLGYVQRFGLGIELARQQLLKNGNPPLEFTVEDAHVLVTLKKKS, translated from the coding sequence ATGAATGATCAGGAGTTAGAAATTCTCCTAAATAATATGGAATCAGATCGAGTGGAACGTAAGGCTTCAATATCCGATAGAGGTAAACTTTGTGAAGCAATTTGTGCATTTGCTAACGATTTACCCAATCATCAAAAATCAGGAGTTTTATTTATTGGGGTTAATGATAATGGAACTTGTGCAAACCTGACCATAGATGATAAACTTCTGCTGACAGTTTCAGGTATGCGGGATGATGGCAACATTTTACCTTTTCCATCAACGATTGTCCAAAAACGCAATATTGGCGGATGTGAACTGGCAGTTGTAATTGTCGAACCATCGGATGCTCCTCCTGTACGTTTTAAGGGACGAGTTTGGATTAGAGTAGGCCCCCGCAGAGCTACTGCAACAGCAGAAGAAGAACGTCGTTTAGCTGAAAAAAGACGTTCCAAAGATTTACCTTTTGATTTAAGACCTTTAACATCAGCAAGTTTAAATGATCTCGATTTAGAAATTTTTCGTCGAGTTTATTTACCCTCATCTTTAGCAAATGATGTTTTGCAAGAAAATCAACGTTCAGTTGAACAACAACTCAAATCAATGCGGTTTGCCACAATTGATGCGTTATCTAAACCAACTATTTTGGGTGTATTAGTTATTGGTAATGACCCTAGACAATTCGTTCCCTGTGCCTATATTCAATTTCTTCGTATTGGTGGTACTGAGTTAACTGATCCAATTAAAGATCAAAAAGAAATTGGTGGTGCGCTTCCAGATTTGTTGCGGATGCTCGACGAAATTTTTCAAGTTAATATATCTGTTGCTACTGATATTACAGCCCAACCAATTGAGTTACAACAACCTGATTATCCCATAGTTGCCTTACAACAATTAGGAAGAAATGCAGTGATGCACCGTACCTATGAAGGGACAAATGCACCAGTCAGAATTACCTGGTTTAATGATCGCATCGAAATTCAAAATCCTGGTGGACCTTTTGGTCAGGTAAATCGGCAAAATTTTGGTCAACCAGGGATAACTGACTATCGCAATCCTCACCTGGCTGAAGCAATGAAAAATCTTGGTTATGTGCAGAGATTTGGTTTAGGAATTGAACTTGCTCGTCAGCAACTTCTAAAAAATGGTAATCCCCCTCTGGAATTTACTGTGGAAGATGCCCATGTTTTGGTAACACTGAAGAAAAAATCATGA
- the uvrA gene encoding excinuclease ABC subunit UvrA, producing MSENLAASLNDVLPNAHNSQNTIRIRGARQHNLKNIDLELPRDRLIVFTGVSGSGKSSLAFDTIFAEGQRRYVESLSAYARQFLGQLDKPDVEAIEGLSPAISIDQKSTSHNPRSTVGTVTEIYDYLRLLYGRAGEPHCPICDRSIAPQTIDQMCDRIMELPDRTRFQILAPVVRGKKGTHRKLISGLAAQGFVRIRVNGEVRELSDSIELDKNNTHTIELVIDRLVKKDGIQERLVDSLATCLKQSNGIVTIEVLKDTFDKIALERPDSKYIATEAENQGISEQELPKEMVFSENFACPEHGAVMEELSPRLFSFNSPYGACPHCHGIGTLRRFSPELVVPNPDSPMYAAIAPWSEKENSYYLELLYAVGLNYGFELQTQWGKLTPEQQKVVLYGEENKKNTEEKKQGFKGVIPILQRQYEGGTELVKQKLEEYLIDQPCEVCGGKRLKPEALAVKLGQYGILDFTSVSIRECRERIEKLKLSDRQTQIADLVLREVKARLQFLLDVGLDYLTLDRPAMTLSGGEAQRIRLATQIGSGLTGVLYVLDEPSIGLHQRDNGRLLKTLTKLRDLGNTLIVVEHDEETIRAANYIVDIGPGAGIHGGNIISEGSLENLLNAEESLTGAYLSGRRVINTPVKRREGNGRALTIKNAHRNNLQNIDVEIPLGKLVSVTGVSGSGKSTLINELLYPSLQHHLLKKAPLPKDIDEIKGLNCVDKAIVIDQSPIGRTPRSNPATYTGVFDIIRDVFSQTTEAKTRGYKPGQFSFNVKGGRCEACSGQGVNVIEMNFLPDVYVQCEICKGARYNRETLQVKYKDKSISDVLNMTVEEALDFCQNIPKAVTRLQTLFDVGLGYVQLGQPATTLSGGEAQRVKLATELSRRATGKTLYLIDEPTTGLSFYDVHKLLDVLQRLVDKGNSILVIEHNLDVIRCSDWVIDLGPEGGDKGGEMIAAGTPEEVAKNPRSYTGQYLQQVLAQYPAVG from the coding sequence ATGTCAGAAAATCTAGCTGCTTCTTTAAACGATGTGCTTCCAAACGCTCACAATAGCCAGAATACTATCCGCATTCGGGGCGCTAGGCAGCATAATCTGAAAAATATTGATTTGGAATTGCCCCGCGATCGCTTAATTGTCTTTACTGGCGTTTCCGGTTCGGGTAAGTCTTCTTTGGCGTTTGATACCATTTTTGCCGAAGGTCAACGCCGTTACGTAGAATCCCTCAGTGCCTATGCTCGGCAATTTTTGGGACAGTTGGATAAACCTGATGTGGAAGCCATCGAAGGTTTAAGTCCGGCAATTTCCATTGACCAAAAATCAACTTCCCATAATCCCCGTTCGACGGTGGGGACGGTGACGGAAATTTATGATTATTTGCGGTTGTTATACGGTCGCGCTGGTGAACCCCATTGTCCCATCTGCGATCGCTCTATTGCCCCTCAGACCATTGACCAGATGTGCGATCGGATCATGGAACTTCCCGACCGTACCCGCTTCCAAATTTTAGCCCCTGTAGTCCGGGGAAAAAAGGGAACTCACCGCAAATTAATTTCTGGTTTAGCCGCCCAAGGATTTGTCCGCATTCGGGTAAATGGAGAGGTGCGAGAGCTATCTGATTCCATTGAGTTAGATAAAAATAACACACATACTATAGAACTGGTTATTGATAGATTAGTTAAAAAAGATGGTATTCAAGAGCGTTTGGTAGATTCTCTGGCAACTTGTCTTAAGCAATCTAACGGAATCGTCACAATTGAAGTATTAAAAGATACATTTGATAAAATAGCGCTGGAGCGACCTGATAGTAAGTATATAGCAACTGAGGCAGAAAATCAAGGTATTTCAGAACAAGAATTACCCAAAGAAATGGTATTTTCGGAAAACTTTGCTTGTCCCGAACATGGTGCGGTAATGGAAGAATTATCCCCCCGATTGTTTTCTTTTAATTCCCCTTATGGTGCTTGTCCTCATTGTCATGGGATTGGGACTTTAAGAAGATTTTCCCCGGAATTGGTTGTACCTAATCCAGATTCGCCAATGTATGCAGCGATCGCACCTTGGTCAGAAAAAGAAAACTCATATTATTTGGAATTGCTGTATGCTGTCGGCTTAAATTATGGCTTTGAATTACAAACTCAATGGGGGAAGTTAACACCCGAACAGCAAAAAGTTGTTTTGTATGGAGAAGAAAACAAGAAAAATACAGAAGAGAAAAAGCAGGGTTTCAAAGGTGTTATTCCCATTTTACAAAGACAGTATGAAGGGGGAACAGAATTAGTCAAACAGAAGTTGGAAGAATATTTAATTGACCAACCCTGCGAAGTTTGTGGTGGGAAAAGATTAAAACCCGAAGCCTTAGCTGTGAAGTTAGGACAATATGGAATTTTAGATTTTACCAGTGTTTCTATTCGAGAATGTCGGGAGAGGATCGAAAAATTAAAATTGAGCGATCGCCAAACCCAAATCGCCGATTTAGTTCTCCGAGAAGTTAAAGCCAGATTACAATTTTTATTAGATGTAGGCTTAGATTACCTCACCTTAGATCGTCCCGCCATGACATTATCAGGTGGAGAAGCCCAACGCATTCGATTAGCCACACAAATCGGTTCAGGACTAACAGGAGTTCTTTACGTTTTAGACGAACCCAGCATCGGTTTACATCAACGAGATAACGGACGATTACTCAAAACCTTAACCAAATTACGCGACTTAGGAAATACCTTAATCGTCGTCGAACATGACGAAGAAACTATCCGCGCCGCTAACTATATAGTTGATATTGGTCCTGGTGCCGGCATTCATGGCGGAAATATTATTTCCGAAGGCAGTTTAGAGAATTTATTAAATGCAGAAGAGTCTTTAACTGGTGCTTACCTATCAGGAAGAAGAGTCATCAATACTCCAGTCAAAAGAAGAGAAGGAAATGGTCGCGCCTTAACTATTAAAAATGCCCATCGCAACAACCTACAAAATATAGATGTAGAAATTCCCTTGGGAAAACTTGTTTCCGTTACAGGAGTTTCCGGTTCAGGAAAATCTACCTTAATTAACGAATTACTTTATCCATCCCTACAACATCATCTCCTCAAAAAAGCTCCTTTGCCCAAAGATATAGATGAAATCAAAGGTTTAAACTGTGTTGATAAAGCCATTGTCATTGACCAATCACCCATAGGTAGAACTCCCCGTTCCAACCCCGCAACCTATACAGGAGTTTTCGATATTATTCGTGATGTTTTTTCCCAAACCACAGAAGCCAAAACCAGAGGATACAAACCTGGACAATTTTCTTTTAATGTCAAAGGTGGACGATGCGAAGCTTGTAGTGGACAAGGTGTAAATGTCATCGAAATGAACTTTTTACCTGATGTTTATGTGCAATGTGAAATTTGCAAAGGTGCGAGATATAACCGCGAAACTCTCCAAGTTAAATATAAAGATAAATCAATTTCCGATGTTTTGAATATGACAGTTGAAGAAGCATTAGATTTTTGTCAAAACATTCCCAAAGCCGTAACGAGATTACAAACATTATTTGATGTTGGTTTGGGTTATGTGCAATTAGGACAACCAGCCACAACCTTATCCGGTGGAGAAGCCCAACGGGTGAAATTAGCCACAGAATTATCTCGACGTGCCACAGGAAAAACACTTTATTTAATAGATGAACCAACCACAGGATTATCTTTTTATGATGTTCATAAATTATTAGATGTTCTCCAAAGATTAGTAGATAAAGGCAATTCCATTTTAGTCATTGAACATAATTTAGATGTGATTCGTTGTTCCGATTGGGTCATAGATTTAGGACCAGAAGGTGGAGATAAAGGTGGAGAAATGATTGCGGCAGGAACACCAGAAGAAGTGGCGAAAAATCCCCGTTCTTATACTGGTCAATATTTACAGCAGGTATTGGCACAATATCCAGCGGTGGGGTGA
- a CDS encoding DUF262 domain-containing protein — protein MTETNYLQQNNINSEYEEDIDIEEEEEEEEPTLSQGFDPTCISMGTNIMTVQQILDRLNNHRMITPEFQRKEGIWTRTAKSRLIESLLLQIPLPAFYIDATNDDQWLVIDGIQRITTFKEFVTDQSFNLNGLDFFTDLHGKKYQELTPRWKRRIKETKLTVYLLLRGTSPEITFNIFKRINQGGTALSAQEMRYAKNSSNKITNLLKELAESPEFKKTTDKGIKDKRMIDQECILKVLSLMTSNIDNLDFKDYDYFLDKKMTEMNQMDDSEIENIKQRFLLIMNLAYDLFDKQAFRKPKLSTIKRYPINKALLEAWSINLAKLDDQEINIVKQRKEDLYEVLLKEQEDGKFDGILYKSAGDANSVKERFKHIQEIIQSILS, from the coding sequence ATGACAGAAACAAACTATTTGCAACAAAATAATATTAATTCAGAATATGAGGAAGATATAGATATTGAAGAGGAAGAGGAAGAAGAAGAACCAACTCTTTCTCAAGGATTTGATCCGACTTGCATTAGTATGGGAACTAATATCATGACCGTACAGCAAATTCTGGACAGATTAAATAATCATCGAATGATCACACCTGAATTTCAACGAAAAGAAGGTATTTGGACTAGAACTGCAAAAAGTCGGTTAATTGAATCTCTTTTATTGCAAATTCCTTTACCTGCTTTTTATATTGATGCAACTAATGATGATCAATGGTTAGTCATAGATGGAATCCAAAGAATAACAACATTTAAGGAATTTGTCACTGATCAAAGTTTTAATCTGAATGGATTAGATTTTTTCACTGATTTACATGGTAAAAAATATCAGGAACTTACACCTCGTTGGAAAAGAAGAATTAAAGAAACAAAACTAACAGTATATTTACTTTTAAGAGGAACATCACCCGAAATTACTTTTAATATATTTAAACGGATTAATCAAGGAGGAACTGCACTTTCTGCTCAGGAAATGCGTTATGCTAAAAACTCTTCAAATAAAATCACAAATTTATTAAAAGAACTTGCTGAATCTCCAGAATTTAAAAAAACAACAGATAAGGGAATTAAAGATAAAAGGATGATTGACCAAGAATGTATTTTAAAAGTTTTATCTTTAATGACGAGTAATATAGATAACCTGGATTTTAAAGATTATGATTATTTTTTAGATAAAAAAATGACTGAAATGAATCAAATGGATGATTCTGAAATAGAGAACATTAAACAAAGATTTTTGTTAATCATGAATCTTGCTTATGATTTATTTGATAAACAAGCATTTAGAAAACCAAAACTATCTACCATAAAAAGATATCCTATTAATAAAGCATTATTGGAAGCATGGTCAATCAATCTTGCTAAATTAGATGATCAGGAAATCAATATTGTTAAACAAAGAAAAGAAGATTTATATGAAGTTTTATTAAAAGAGCAAGAAGATGGTAAATTTGATGGTATTTTATATAAAAGTGCTGGAGATGCTAACAGCGTCAAAGAACGATTTAAACATATTCAAGAAATTATTCAAAGTATATTATCATGA